One window of the Campylobacter showae CSUNSWCD genome contains the following:
- a CDS encoding 23S rRNA (pseudouridine(1915)-N(3))-methyltransferase RlmH — MEISVFCIQKSKRENFENEIKEYAKMSSKFAKISDVVIFNDKIAKAQSKGREEALKAYDEVYEPNLNGFCVALDEVGREFNSEEFAKLISDKAQISFFIGGAYGLSQNFKQKTDAVVSLSRMTMAHKIAKLMLHEQIFRALCINANHPYHK; from the coding sequence TTGGAAATTTCCGTGTTTTGCATTCAAAAATCAAAACGTGAAAATTTTGAAAACGAGATCAAAGAGTACGCGAAGATGTCGTCAAAATTTGCCAAAATTTCAGACGTCGTTATATTTAACGACAAGATTGCCAAAGCCCAAAGCAAGGGGCGAGAAGAGGCACTAAAAGCCTACGACGAGGTTTATGAACCAAATTTAAACGGCTTTTGCGTGGCGCTTGACGAAGTAGGTCGCGAATTTAACAGCGAAGAGTTTGCCAAACTCATCTCGGATAAGGCTCAAATTTCGTTTTTTATCGGCGGAGCTTACGGGCTGAGCCAAAATTTTAAACAAAAAACCGACGCCGTCGTTAGCCTCAGCCGCATGACGATGGCGCACAAGATCGCCAAACTTATGCTTCACGAGCAGATTTTCAGAGCTCTTTGCATAAACGCGAACCACCCATACCACAAATAA